The Candidatus Poribacteria bacterium nucleotide sequence CCCGCCCAACCCGGGAAACCCCGTGAAAACAGGCGTTCTACCACGTGGCATGGTCGTTGCCTATACCGGCATTGCCCGACGGACTCATTCGTCCAATGAGGCAACGAACTCGAGCAACTGTCCGCCAAACCGGAACAGGAGAACGCAATGAACGCCAAGCATCGCATCGGAACCTTCGCTCTTGCGGCGGCGCTCGTGACCGGCAGCGCGCTGCTCGTCGGCTGCGGCGACGAAGCCGCCAGCCCAACCGACGTCGCGGCAGCGGAATCGACGGATCGCCAAACCGCGGCATCGAACGCGCTCGCAGCCCCGGGCGCGCCGTCCGATCCGTCCACGCTCGAACGCAGCGTGCGCTTCACCGACGACGGCATCGAGATCCTGGTCGAGTCGGACGATCCCGACGTGGTCCGCCATCTCCATGAGCGGCTCGAGCTCGAATCGTCTCGCCCGCGACGCGGACCCGCGCCGACGGACATCACTATCACGCGCACCGCGACGGGGCGCGGCATCCTGACGATGATCACGGGCTCGACGCCTGAAGCCATCGCGCGGATCCAAGGCTTGGACCTCGAAGCGCCGACGATGGGTCCCGGTCCGCGTGGACCTCGCGGCGACCGTGGAGCCCGACCGGAGCCCCGGGATCGGGCGGTCACTCGCTCGGTGACGTTGACCGACACGGGCATCGAGATTCTGTTGACCTCGGATGACCCGACCGTCGTCGAACGCCTTCAGAACCGTCCCGAAGACGCGCGCCCACGCCCGGACGATGTCGTTGTCACTGTGACCAACGTCGACAACGGCGTCCTCGTCACTGAGACCGGAACGACGGCTGAAGCCATCGAACGTATTCAGACGCGCGCCCAGGAACCGCCTCGTGGCAGTCACCGGGCCCTGCGCGGTTGACGACCAGCACGAAGGTCATGGAAAGGACACGACGATGAAGCGCAATCGATTCGGCATCGCACTCGGGATCGCGGCGGGAGCGCTGGCGCTCACAGCCTACGCGGTCGCTCAGGATGCCTCGCAGGAACCCGAGGCGGCGCCTCAGCCGCCTCCCGCGCAGCAGTGGCAGCCAGGTTCCCGAGGCGGTGGACCGATGGCTCCCCCGGCTCCCGGCATGTGGATGGGCCCGGGTGGCGGGCGCGGGATGCGAGGACCCGGCGGCGGACGGGGCGGCGGCGCGATGGCGTTCGGCGATCCAGGCATGTGGCAGGCTCCGCCCCAAGGAGTTCCTGGCGGAAACGTTTGGGGTGGACCCGCCGGTCGCGGCGGTCGCGGGATGCGCATGGGTCCGGGCGGCAGACCTGGGCTTGGCTTGGGTCCGTGCGGTGGAACCGGCATCGCGCCGGCAGGTCGTGGATTCAGGGGCGTGGGGCCCGGGATGGGCTTCGGACTCGGACTCCAAGGGGACGAGGTGACGGTCACAGTCAAAGCGACCGATGACGGGCTGCAGCGCACCATCGAGACGGACGACCCGCAGTGGGTCCCCGTCATTCAGGCGCACGCCGAGATGATGGCGAGCCGCGACGACGGGATGCGTCCGCGTCGGATGATGGATCCGCTGTTCGCCGACCTGTATCTGCATCGCGCAGAGGTGGAACGAACGGTTACTCGCACGGAGAAGGGCGCTCGCATCGTCGAGCGCGGCAAGACGGCAGAAGCGAGGAAGCTCCTGCAGGCTGTCGCGGACGCCGCCAACAAGGCGCGCGAGATTCAGCCCGGCACGGTGCCGGGTCCGCGGATGAGCCCGCTGCGCGCAGCGCCGACGAAGTAGTCACGCCCGCCCAACAACCAGCGACCCCCAGCCGATCCGTCGGCAGGGGTCGTTTCATGTCCCGTTGTCGCGCCGAGTCGCCCATGCTACGTACTCGCCGACCCGGTTCCACCAACGACGTGAATAGGGAGGACTCCACATGGTGCGCATCGGTCTGCTGGGCAGCGGGTTCGTCAGCGAGTTCTACATGAACGGACTGATGCACGTGCCCGACCAGCAAGTCGTCATCAACTACTCTCAATCCGAGAAGACCGCCCGTGCGTTCGCCGAGAAGTGGCGCCTACCCAAGTGGACGACGAACATGCGCGAGGTCGTCGATGCGGACGTCGATCTCGTCCTGATCGGCTTGCCGAACTTCGTCCACAGGGAAGGGGCGATCCTCTGCGCCGAGGCGAAGAAGAACGTCGTCTGCACGAAGCCGCTGGCGCGAACCGCCGCCGAGGCGAAAGAGATGCTCGACGCCGTCCGCGAGGCTGGCGTGCTCCATGGCTATGCCGAAACCGAGGTGTTCAGTCCAGCGGTCATGAAGGCGAAGGAAGCCATCGACGCCGGAGCCATCGGCGACGTGCTCACCGTCCGTTCCCGCGAAGCCCACATCGGTCCGCACACTCCGTGGTTCTGGGACAAAGACTTGGCGGGCGGCGGCGCGATCCTCGACATGGGTTGTCACTGCATCGCGGCGGCTCGGTACTTCATCGGCAAGGACGTGCCCGCCGTCTCCGTCATGGCTTGGGGCGACACGCTCTACCACAAGTCCAAGACCAAGTCCGAAGACAACGCGGTGGTTCTCGTGAAGTTCCGCGACGGGCAACTGGGTC carries:
- a CDS encoding Gfo/Idh/MocA family oxidoreductase; this encodes MVRIGLLGSGFVSEFYMNGLMHVPDQQVVINYSQSEKTARAFAEKWRLPKWTTNMREVVDADVDLVLIGLPNFVHREGAILCAEAKKNVVCTKPLARTAAEAKEMLDAVREAGVLHGYAETEVFSPAVMKAKEAIDAGAIGDVLTVRSREAHIGPHTPWFWDKDLAGGGAILDMGCHCIAAARYFIGKDVPAVSVMAWGDTLYHKSKTKSEDNAVVLVKFRDGQLGQAEVSWSSHGGLDLRNEVYGTDGVLYTDVTRGTPIRAFTLKGMGGHVVEKAESETGWVIPCVDEARVYGYHEEMLHFVECVKSGTMPRENFEDGYVTNRIVDAAYRSMASGHWEDV